A single region of the Triticum dicoccoides isolate Atlit2015 ecotype Zavitan chromosome 2B, WEW_v2.0, whole genome shotgun sequence genome encodes:
- the LOC119360679 gene encoding thioredoxin reductase NTRC-like, translating into MGWKPGTAPGRAAPSSCRPLPAASCSRAPKSKALRATAAPAADAVDEEAPASSPPSDPGRGVENLVIIGSGPAGYTAAIYAARANLKPVVFEGYQVGGVPGGQLMTTTEVENFPGFPDGITGPDLMDKMRKQAERWGAELHQEDVEFIDVKSRPFVIRSSDREVKSHSVIIATGATAKRLRLPREEEFWSRGISACAICDGASPLYKGQVLAVVGGGDTATEEAIYLTKYACHVHLLVRRDQLRASKAMQDRVLNNPNITVHFNTEAVDVVGNTKGQMSGIQLRRIDTGEEKVLEVKGLFYGIGHTPNSQLLQGQIELDSSGYILVDEGTAKTSVDGVFAAGDVQDHEWRQAVTAAGSGCIAALSVERYLVSNDLLVEFHQPVREEKKKEIEGKDVEMGFDITHTKHKGQYALRKLYHGSPRLILVLYTSPTCGPCRTLKPILNKVIDEYDEYVHFVEIDIEEDPEIAEAAGIMGTPCVQFFKNKEMIRTFSGVKMKKEYREFIESNK; encoded by the exons ATGGGCTGGAAGCCTGGAACGGCGCCAG GCAGGGCGGCCCCGTCCTCGTGCCGCCCCCTCCCCGCCGCCTCCTGTTCTCGCGCACCCAAGTCCAAGGCCCTgcgcgccaccgccgcccccgccgccgacgCGGTCGACGAGGAGGCCCCCGCCTCCTCTCCTCCGTCAG ATCCTGGCAGGGGGGTGGAGAACCTGGTGATCATCGGCTCCGGCCCGGCAGGGTACACAGCGGCCATTTACGCCGCCCGGGCCAACCTGAAACCCGTCGTCTTCGAAGGCTACCAGGTGGGCGGTGTTCCCGGAGGCCAGCTGATGACCACCACCGAGGTGGAGAATTTCCCTGGGTTCCCCGACGGCATCACTGGGCCTGATCTCATGGACAA AATGCGGAAGCAGGCGGAGCGGTGGGGTGCAGAGCTTCACCAAGAAGATGTTGAATTTATAGATGTGAAGAGTAGGCCATTTGTTATCCGTAGCAGTGACCGAGAG GTGAAATCCCATAGTGTAATCATTGCAACTGGAGCTACTGCGAAGCGACTTCGATTACCTCGTGAAGAAGAATTTTGGAGTAGAGGTATCAGCGCATGTGCAATATGTGATGGAGCATCACCACTGTACAAGGGTCAAGTTCTCGCGGTCGTTGGAGGGGGTGATACAGCTACCGAGGAAGCAATATATTTGACAAAATATGCGTGCCATGTTCATTTACTTGTTCGAAGAGACCAACTACGAGCATCCAAAGCTATGCAGGACCG AGTACTCAACAACCCCAACATAACAGTACATTTCAATACAGAAGCTGTGGATGTTGTCGGCAATACGAAAGGACAGATGTCCGGTATTCAGTTGAGGAGAATCGATACGGGAGAGGAAAAAGTTCTTGAAGTGAAAGGTCTATTTTATGGGATAGGACATACTCCAAACAGTCAGCTGCTACAAGGTCAAATTGAACTTGATAGTTCTGGATATATTTTGGTTGATGAAGGGACAGCAAAAACTTCAGTTGATGGCGTATTTGCTGCTGGTGATGTGCAG GATCATGAATGGAGGCAAGCCGTTACTGCAGCTGGATCTGGATGTATAGCTGCTTTGTCAGTTGAAAGATACTTAGTCTCCAATGATCTTCTTGTTGAATTTCACCAG CCTGTTCGTGAAGAAAAAAAGAAGGAGATTGAAGGCAAAGATGTCGAGATGGGCTTCGACATTACTCACACAAAGCACAAGGGACAG TATGCACTCCGCAAGTTATACCATGGAAGTCCAAGGCTCATTTTGGTTCTATATACTTCTCCAACATGTGGTCCCTGCAGAACCTTAAAACCAATTTTGAACAAG GTTATAGATGAATACGACGAATACGTTCATTTTGTTGAAATTGACATCGAGGAGGACCCTGAAATAGCAGAAGCTGCAGGCATAATGGGAACACCGTGTGTCCAGTTCTTCAAAAACAAAGAAATGATCAG GACTTTCTCTGGTGTGAAGATGAAGAAGGAATACCGGGAGTTCATCGAGTCGAACAAATGA